The Thermodesulfobacteriota bacterium genome includes the window CGAGGAAGCCCCTAAAGCAGTAATGGACTATAACTGAAGGCATGGCGAGAATGAAGGTGTTCGTTCCAAGAGTCGTAAGTCCTCCATACTGAAAGATTATGGCCTGAAGCAAAAGGGCTATGGATAAGGAAGGAAATGATGCCCACCCCAGAAGCAAACCTAAAAGCCCGTTCAATACAAGATGAGCCGAGACAGGACCAACTGGCACATGGATTAAGGATGCAACAAAAAAAGCGGATGACAGAACGGCAACCTTCGGAATGTCTTTATCCTTTATTGTTTTTAGCCCGATTGCGATCCCGGATGCGGCAAGTATTGCCCCTCCCACAAGAACGGAAGGAGAAACGACACCTTCTGAAATGTGCATTTTAATTCAGCTCCCTGGCTTAAACGAATTTCTCTTTTAGAACATTTAAGAAATCTTTTTTGTCTTTACCTTTTGTCCGAAATGTATAGTCAAGGTAAGGTTTCATATCTAAAAGCTTACATTCAGTCTAGCGCCTAAGATATTCCCTGCTCTCTTTGTAGCCTCTTTGAGGTTTTCAGAGATGTACTGATAATCGAAAGTGATGTCGGAGCTCAAAAATTTGTATTCCAATAGGTGTAACTTGAAATAGGCTTCAAAAACGTTTGTTCTTTTAACGTCTTCTTTTCTTTTCGGACTTTTAAGATAGGCGTAGCCCATACCTATCTCATCTTTTGCCCTCTTCCAAGCCTTGCCGCTAAAATTTAATCCGAAGGAGAGCATGTTTTTATAATCTACTTTTGCTGAGTCACTTTGAGTGCCGAGGCGGAAGAACGCATTCATAATTTCTTTTACGATTTCCTGGTCGAAAGAGAGCCCAAACCCTCTAAGTCGTTTGTAATTTTGGCCTTCCCAGTCCTCAAACCTTTTGTTCGTAGTGTATCCGTAAATTCTATAGTTTCCATCCCCAATCCCAGTTGATAAATTCACCCCAAGCTGTGCCCCAACCCAGCTATAGGACTTTTTTGGCAAAAGCTCATTTTCGTTTTTTGAAGACATTCCGACGATTCTAAAGCTAGATCTCTTGCCAAGAAATTCTAAAGCGCCTCCCCAATCATAACTTGGAAGGTTCGCAAGGGGATTCCTCACAAAGGCCTCATTCATGAACTGGCCTATCTCATCTCCTGCGTACTCGTTCTCGTCTATGAAAGTTGCGGAATCGATTATTCCTCCCGTAAACCTTAAAGATAAATCGCCTTTTAGCTTGAAAGTGCGAGCATACCAGACTTCCAGGAGGTTATCCCTTCCACGGCCATTTATATCCCTTAGATCCCTCTCGAGGTTATCGGCGTTACACGATACATAAAATGGATAGCGTGAATACGATGAAAGTCCGCTTCCCTCGGCGAAGCTCACCTTCAAAAAGAACTGGTCCTCCTCCCTGGGCATGTACTCTAGGCTGATATCCAAAGCGGCAGAAACTCTCCCTTTCTGAGGGACTTCCCCTCTAGATCTGTCCAGTGATTGAAAGACTGAAGTTAAAGCTCCTGAAACCTTGAAAGACTTTGTTATCTCTGCGGAATAGACGAAAAATGGAAAAAGCAGAAGAAAGATAACTATTACCGATCTTCTCACAAACACCTCCTTGGGTTATCACTTGAAAAGTAAATAATTTTGTGACACTTTTTTTATATGAGTAGTATCATTATCACGTGGCTAAAGATAAGTCAAGAAATTTAGCCGAGTTTCAGAACCAGATGTAGCATGGATTTGGCTTTATTGCCAGTAAAAAGAAGTCTTTTGGGACCTAGACGATTTTTTTTCTGCAGACGAGGTATATTTCGGAACTTGTCCTTCTTGAAGCCTGGGGTTTGAAAACAATGACCTCTTTAAAGATTGAGGAAAGATCTTTCCTTTGTTTTCCGAACTCTTCTGTGAAGAAGGACTTATAGATAAGATTTCCCCCTTTCCTTAGAGCCTTCGTAACTATTTCTTTTGTTGCCTCGTAAACCCTTTTTAAATTCTCCTCATCGGACTCCTTAATACCTGTTATGTTTGGGGAAATATCGGATGTTATCACATCAAAATACGATATCCCCAGCTCATTCATAAGATCCTGAACATTGATATCGAAAAGATCTGCCTTTTTGATTATGACGTTTCTTTCTGAAAACGGTCTGGTATCCAGAATGTCTATTCCCACGACAAGTCCTTCGTCTCCGACTATCTCTCTTATCACCTGAAGAAAACCTCCGGGCGCACACCCAAGATCGAGAGCCTTATCACCTCTCCTTAGTACGTTATACCTTTTTTGGATCTCGATTAACTTGTATGCACTTCTTGCCCTGTAACCCTCCCTCTTTGCTTTAAGAAAAAATGTGTCCTTAAGAACGAATCTTCCCATGAAGGGACCTTAAGAACTCTTGAGGGGTAATAAGGATCCTATAGGAATGCTCTCCGGGTTGGTACTTAAAAAGGATAGACTTTTCCAAAAAGTGAACGATTGCGTCCCTAAAAGTTTCATCGTTTCTGAGAAGGTTAAGTATTGACTTCGCGTAAATTTTATCACCGAGCATATAAAGTACGTAGGAATAGTCCTCGAGCACACGTCTTATGTCATCCTTGAGGGGTTTTAACCTCTCAGTCTTTGTAAGCCCGTATAAATACTCTTTTTTCCTTTCCTCCGTGATGTATCTGGGTACTAAGATTGAGGATTCGCCAATCGTCTCATAATTCTTTTTGTCCTCGTCTATCCCGTCCCAGTCAAAATGGAGGGCTTCGAAGATAGGGTGAGTTAAAGCCCTTTCAAATGGAATCTCTTCTCCTTCGCCAAGTAGTGAGTATAGATCGGAAGGTTTTGTGATCTCATTTTTAGGACTGGAGCGGGAAACTACGCTTTTTAGAGAATCGACTTCCTCTCTGTACTTTCCGGATTTCCTTGAGGCTTCATCTATAAGGTAATATGCGTAGTTCGCGGATATCTCCAAAAATATTATCTTCGAGGCCTCTAGTTTCCTTTTTGTATCCTTAAGCCAAATGTCGTATCTATCCTTTTCCATTTCGCCTAGCCTTATGCCGATAAGCCCATCTTTTAGCCCCATTATGGCGTTTGCGACAAAAAATGACCTCTTCTTTGATTTGGTGGAGAGGGCTACGATCCTTTTTAGTTCCCTATCGTAAGTTGAAAAGTAGGCTTTTAAGTTCCGATCCTCTTCTACTTTACGGATAACAGACGGTCCTTTCTCTTTTCTCTCTTCCACCTTAAGCCCAAAAGTTTTCAGGCGGAAGAGAACTCTCCTTATCTCCTTCCGCATTTTTTTATCCTTTTCTTCCTCCTCGAGGGCGACTAAAATTTTTAGGGCCTTTTCGTCTCTTTGATTGCCAAGGGAAGTGATTATTCTCAGTTTTTCTTCATCCGTTGAAGATAGATAAGTGTTTATTACGTCTTCCATCGTTTCTGCCCAAGCTTAAGTATACCACAAAAGTTATAGTCAGGCTTTAATCCTGGATGAGCCATTTTGAGTTGAAATCTTACTAATCGTGTGATAATTATACAAGGTTTCAAATTTGCACGTCTTTCAATCAGTATCAGGGTGCAGAGAAATCTGTCTGACACTGAGATGCGAAAGGCGGAAGATTAACCAGGAGGTATTAAATGTCCAACCTTACCATCAAACAACTTCTTGAGGCCGGCGTCCATTTCGGACACCAAACAAAGAGATGGAATCCAAAGATGAAGCCCTACATATTCGGCGCCAGAAACGGGATATACATAATCGATCTCCAAAAGACTTTAAAAATGTTCAAAGATGCTTACAACTTCATACGGGATGTGGCCTCAAGGAACGAACACATCCTTTTTGTGGGAACGAAAAAACAGGCGCAGGAAGCGATAGAAGAAGAAGCCAAAAGGTGTGGAGCGTTTTATGTGAATCATAGATGGCTCGGTGGCACGATGACAAACTTCCAAACGATCCAAAAAAGTATAGAGCGCTTAAAAAGGCTTGAAGAACTTAGAAACAGCGAGGTTTTCAAAAAGTTACCGAAGAAGGAGGCGGCAAGCATAGAAAGAACGATAGAGAAGCTTGAAAAGAATCTAGGCGGCATAAAGAATATGGACAGATTGCCAGGTGCGCTATACATTGTAGATCCTAAAAAAGAACACATAGCTGTGAAGGAGGCTAAAAAGCTTGGAATTCCAACGGTTGGAATTGTCGACACAAACTGTGATCCGGACGACATAGACTTTGTCATACCTGGAAATGACGATGCTATAAGGGCGATCAAACTCATTACGATGAAGATTGCGGATGCTGTCATAGAAGGGAAGATGATGTATGCTCAAGAGTTTGCTGGAAAAGAAACTGAAAAAGTTGAAACTAAAGTGGTCGTAGACGAGAGTCTCGCAGAAGAGACGTACGAAAAATATGAAGAATACTATGAGCGTGAGTGAGGGAGGCAGTATGGAGATAAAAGCCGAACTGGTAAAACAACTCCGAGAAAGAACCGGTGTTGGGCTTATGGATTGTAAGGAAGCTTTAAAACTTGCAAATGGTGACATAGAGAAAGCGATTGAGTATCTGAGGGAGAAAGGTCTTGCGAAGATCCAAAGAAGGATGGCCAAGAAAGCTCAGGACGGAATAATAGCTGCTTACATTCACACTGGCGGGAAGATAGGAGGAATGGTTGAAATTAACTGCGAGACCGATTTTGTAGCAAATACGAAGGAGTTCCAAGAATTGGCAAGGGACATCGCCATGCAGGTTGTGGCTACATCACCCCTATACGTGAAAAGGGATGATGTTCCCAAAGAGGTTATCGAAAAAGAAAGGGAGATTTATAAAAAACAGGCCCTCGATGCAGGCAAGCCTGAAAAGATTGCAGAAAAGATAGCGGAAGGGAAACTCGAAAAATTTTTCCAGGAAGTCTGTCTCTTAGAACAAGCCTACATAAAAAACCCTGAAATCACGGTCAAACACCTCTTAGATGATCTCATGATGAAGACTGGAGAGAAGATCGTTATCAATAGGTTTGTAAGGTTCCAGTTGGGAGAAAAAGACGAAGAATAGATCGATGAATACATACCGGAGATTCCTTTTGAAACTGAGCGGAGAACTCCTTTCTGGAGAGAAGGGCTTCGGAATTGACTGGGAAACCTTAGATTGGATAACCGAAGAGATAAAAGAGACCCTAAATCTTGGTTGCCAAATTGGAATTGTGATTGGTGGTGGAAACTTTATTAGAGGAATAGATTCTGCAACCCACGGAATAGAAAGAAAAAGGGCGGATTACATGGGGATGATCGCTACCTACTTAAACGCGATTGCAATAGAGGATTTTTTGGAGAAAAAAGGGGTAGAATCAAAAATTTACGGTTCTTTGGGTCTCCGGAATGCACTGGACACTTACGACAGCAAAGAAGTCCTCTCTTTTCTTAAAGAGGGAAGAGTCACCATATTTGCCGGTGGAACTGGAAATCCTTACTTTTCAACTGACACTGCGGCCGTCCTTAAAGCCTCAGAGCTAAAAGCTAACGCCGTCTTTAAGGCCACTAAGGTGGATGGCGTCTTCGACAAAGATCCTGCAATTCATAAAGATGCTAAATTTCTAAATCAAATATCGTATCTGGATGCGATAAAAATGCGGCTTCGCGTTATAGATCTTACGGCTTTGAGTCTTGCCATGGAACTCTGTATCCCCATCGTTGTCTTTAATATGAAAGTAAGAGGAAATCTTAAAAAAGTGGCGATGGGGGAGCCGATAGGTACTATCATCAGAGATTGGGAGGCTGTATGAAAGATGAACTTATGGAAGAACTGGAGACTAAATTAAAAAAGTCCCTCGAGGCGTTTAAGAAGGATCTTTCTAGGCTGAGAACGGGGGTTGCGTCCGTATCCCTGCTCGAAGACATCCGCATAAACTATTACAATCAACCAACTCCCATAAACCAAGTTGCCTCGCTCTCAGTTCCGGACAGTAGAACGGTGCTTATCCAGCCATGGGATACCTCTATTATAGGAGAAATAGAAAAGGCTATTCAGAAGTCGGATCTTGGGGTTAACCCGGTGTCTGACGGAAAGGTCATAAGGATAGTTTTGCCGAGACTCACAGAGGAGAGAAGGAAAGAGCTTGTAAAACAGGGAGGAAAGATGCTAGAGAACGCGAGAGTTGCCATGAGGAACGTAAGGAGAGAAATAAACGAAAAGTTAAAGAAAATGGAGAAGGACAAACTTTTGTCCAAAGACGATCTTTTCAAGAAACAGGAACTCGTCCAAAAAATCACTGACAAGTACATCGAGATGGCAGAAAAAGCCTTTTCTGAAAAGGAAAAGGAGATCATGGAGACTTAGTTCCCATTTCATGGAGATTTCCAAACTCCCAAAACACGTTGCCATAATTATGGAT containing:
- the cbiM gene encoding cobalt transporter CbiM, producing MHISEGVVSPSVLVGGAILAASGIAIGLKTIKDKDIPKVAVLSSAFFVASLIHVPVGPVSAHLVLNGLLGLLLGWASFPSLSIALLLQAIIFQYGGLTTLGTNTFILAMPSVIVHYCFRGFLGNGIKRVFIAGCLSGILAIFLSILFVSFALILTTKAFFGVVVSLVSTHLPLALIEGLISGFILVYLKKVKPEVLGWKRV
- a CDS encoding carbohydrate porin: MRRSVIVIFLLLFPFFVYSAEITKSFKVSGALTSVFQSLDRSRGEVPQKGRVSAALDISLEYMPREEDQFFLKVSFAEGSGLSSYSRYPFYVSCNADNLERDLRDINGRGRDNLLEVWYARTFKLKGDLSLRFTGGIIDSATFIDENEYAGDEIGQFMNEAFVRNPLANLPSYDWGGALEFLGKRSSFRIVGMSSKNENELLPKKSYSWVGAQLGVNLSTGIGDGNYRIYGYTTNKRFEDWEGQNYKRLRGFGLSFDQEIVKEIMNAFFRLGTQSDSAKVDYKNMLSFGLNFSGKAWKRAKDEIGMGYAYLKSPKRKEDVKRTNVFEAYFKLHLLEYKFLSSDITFDYQYISENLKEATKRAGNILGARLNVSF
- a CDS encoding SAM-dependent methyltransferase; translation: MGRFVLKDTFFLKAKREGYRARSAYKLIEIQKRYNVLRRGDKALDLGCAPGGFLQVIREIVGDEGLVVGIDILDTRPFSERNVIIKKADLFDINVQDLMNELGISYFDVITSDISPNITGIKESDEENLKRVYEATKEIVTKALRKGGNLIYKSFFTEEFGKQRKDLSSIFKEVIVFKPQASRRTSSEIYLVCRKKIV
- the rpsB gene encoding 30S ribosomal protein S2; amino-acid sequence: MSNLTIKQLLEAGVHFGHQTKRWNPKMKPYIFGARNGIYIIDLQKTLKMFKDAYNFIRDVASRNEHILFVGTKKQAQEAIEEEAKRCGAFYVNHRWLGGTMTNFQTIQKSIERLKRLEELRNSEVFKKLPKKEAASIERTIEKLEKNLGGIKNMDRLPGALYIVDPKKEHIAVKEAKKLGIPTVGIVDTNCDPDDIDFVIPGNDDAIRAIKLITMKIADAVIEGKMMYAQEFAGKETEKVETKVVVDESLAEETYEKYEEYYERE
- the tsf gene encoding translation elongation factor Ts, coding for MEIKAELVKQLRERTGVGLMDCKEALKLANGDIEKAIEYLREKGLAKIQRRMAKKAQDGIIAAYIHTGGKIGGMVEINCETDFVANTKEFQELARDIAMQVVATSPLYVKRDDVPKEVIEKEREIYKKQALDAGKPEKIAEKIAEGKLEKFFQEVCLLEQAYIKNPEITVKHLLDDLMMKTGEKIVINRFVRFQLGEKDEE
- the pyrH gene encoding UMP kinase yields the protein MNTYRRFLLKLSGELLSGEKGFGIDWETLDWITEEIKETLNLGCQIGIVIGGGNFIRGIDSATHGIERKRADYMGMIATYLNAIAIEDFLEKKGVESKIYGSLGLRNALDTYDSKEVLSFLKEGRVTIFAGGTGNPYFSTDTAAVLKASELKANAVFKATKVDGVFDKDPAIHKDAKFLNQISYLDAIKMRLRVIDLTALSLAMELCIPIVVFNMKVRGNLKKVAMGEPIGTIIRDWEAV
- the frr gene encoding ribosome recycling factor, with the translated sequence MKDELMEELETKLKKSLEAFKKDLSRLRTGVASVSLLEDIRINYYNQPTPINQVASLSVPDSRTVLIQPWDTSIIGEIEKAIQKSDLGVNPVSDGKVIRIVLPRLTEERRKELVKQGGKMLENARVAMRNVRREINEKLKKMEKDKLLSKDDLFKKQELVQKITDKYIEMAEKAFSEKEKEIMET